CTATTGGAGGTCGACGCGTGATTTTCGATGAGTGATCAGTTATGTTCATCGACCAGCTATGCTCTTGGACTTCAGGATGACTACATTAGATGTTTTCAACCCTTTTTGAGAAGATCCTTCCTACAGTAAGTGCGGTATGACGCATTTTGGCAACTCAACCTTACGAGATTGTAAGGTTAGAGCGCCCTTTTGTAAGGAAATTCGATTGTGGCTCTGATCTAACGACTATACACTAAAGATGTGACAAGTCTCGTAAGGGAGTGACCGAAATGGCGGTGTTAGTAGCAGAAGGTTTGACCAAGATCTATGGCGCCTCGAAGAAGACGGCGATAACCAAAGCTCTATCTGGCCTGAGTCTACAAGTGGAGGCGGGAGAAATGGTAGGGGTGATGGGACCTTCGGGCAGTGGTAAGACTACACTGTTAAACATCCTGGCTACCATTGATCGCCCCACTTCCGGTTCGTTTCGTCTTGATGGGGTGGACCCTACGACGTTAAACGGAGAGGAACTGGCCCGTTTTCGAAGAAGGGTCCTTGGATATGTCTTTCAGGATTTCAATCTCCTTAAGACCCTGAACGTTCAGGACAATATTGCCTTGCCCTTGGCTTTGGACGGTGTCAGTTCCAAGAAGATCAAGAAGCGCTTGACAGAAGTGGCCGAACAACTGGATCTGATACCGCTTCTTCAAAGGCGCATTTATGAGCTTTCCGGTGGACAACAGCAGCGAGTGGCGATTGCCCGGGCCATCGTTCACCGACCAGCCCTTATTTTGGCCGATGAACCCACAGGAAACCTGGATTCCAAGTCCTCTTGGGATGTCTTGGAGGCCTTTGTGCAGTTGAATAAGGGAGAGGGGGCTACGGTATTGATGGTAACCCATGACCCCTTTGTGGCCAGCTTCTGCCAGAGAATCATCTTTATCCGAGACGGCCAGTTGTTCTTCGAACTGAGGCGTAAGGAGACTCGCCAGGTCTTCTTTCAGGAGATCTTAGATACCCTCAGTCTACTTGGCGGGGACTTTCCCAACGGTAAGGAACGGAAAGGGGGCTTGCACTGGTGACTCTTCTGTCTGTTGCCCTTAGCAATGTTAAAGAGAACCTGCGGAACTACCTGGGCTTTTTCGTTAGTTTCGCTAGTTCTGTAATGGTGTATTACATCTTTCACGGTATAGCAACCGCCCCGGAAGTAACCGGCGGGGGCTACTTTGGTACCCGGACTTTGCTTCAGCTTTTGTCGGTGGGCCGTTGGGGAATTGCGGTTTTCTCCTTCTTTTTCATCTGGTATGCCAATGCAGTATTACTCAATTCCCGGAAGCGGGACCTGGGGATCTTGAGTCTTCTGGGTGCCAGTTCTCGGCAGTTGCTGATCATGGTCTTTCTGGAGACTTTGTTTATCGGGATTGCTTCCCTAGTGGTTGGTTTGTTCGCTGGGGTGCTCTTTTCCCGATTGATCACCATGGCGGTGGCGGCAATACTGGATGTCCACATGTCAATTCCCAGTGGGCTGCGCATCAGTATCACAGCTTTGCACCGGACCTGTTTAGTCTTTGCTGGGATCTTCGTAGGGATTGGACTCTTAAATACGTTTTCCCTGCGGTCTCAGGCGTTAATCGACCTGGTGAAAGCATCCCAAAAACCGAAAACACCCCCTAAAGCATCGATTATCTTGGCCCTTGGTGCTGTGGCATGTCTTGGTGGGGGTTATTGGTGGGCTTACACCTTGGCTACACCGGTGGAAGTTGTGATCGCTCTGTTTCCTGTTACAGGAGTGGTCTCTCTAGGCACCTATCTGCTCTTTACCCAACTCAGTGTGGT
Above is a window of Bacillota bacterium DNA encoding:
- a CDS encoding ABC transporter ATP-binding protein, with amino-acid sequence MAVLVAEGLTKIYGASKKTAITKALSGLSLQVEAGEMVGVMGPSGSGKTTLLNILATIDRPTSGSFRLDGVDPTTLNGEELARFRRRVLGYVFQDFNLLKTLNVQDNIALPLALDGVSSKKIKKRLTEVAEQLDLIPLLQRRIYELSGGQQQRVAIARAIVHRPALILADEPTGNLDSKSSWDVLEAFVQLNKGEGATVLMVTHDPFVASFCQRIIFIRDGQLFFELRRKETRQVFFQEILDTLSLLGGDFPNGKERKGGLHW
- a CDS encoding ABC transporter permease, with the protein product MTLLSVALSNVKENLRNYLGFFVSFASSVMVYYIFHGIATAPEVTGGGYFGTRTLLQLLSVGRWGIAVFSFFFIWYANAVLLNSRKRDLGILSLLGASSRQLLIMVFLETLFIGIASLVVGLFAGVLFSRLITMAVAAILDVHMSIPSGLRISITALHRTCLVFAGIFVGIGLLNTFSLRSQALIDLVKASQKPKTPPKASIILALGAVACLGGGYWWAYTLATPVEVVIALFPVTGVVSLGTYLLFTQLSVVVLGWLSRRRGLYYRRTNLITLSDLIFQMKDNARVLAVITILSAVIMSLAGAVYSLGQRTMELVEENYSRTLWFALLG